The following proteins are encoded in a genomic region of Desulfosporosinus youngiae DSM 17734:
- a CDS encoding NlpC/P60 family protein — protein MIRIPSLHKKVLISVIGAFLLVSLSLPVRADNLQEQLKKSQQEANQANGALNAQKEKVASATTQLVALKQSVEALNNSIAREQAKLNEEQKHLKDLENEQKKLEAKRQEYINSLGQVLRSNYEDGVNTYLAVLFEATSLSDFIDRADKIQMVVDNHSKLQKDIAELKETMNQQMDEIEQKKVSIQATIQDKSETQRAVQQVLDKQKAVLDELSKEEKAALNTSLSAKAKVNRIQQLIEQEKLEAAYAEQEKASGSVKQGSSSGVAGTVAVSGGAKQVLNYAAEFLGTKYVWGGTSPSGFDCSGYVQYVFRNNGITLSRTSEQQFNNGVSVKKSDLKPGDLVFFATYSSGASHVGIYTGNNTMIHSSSGGVSYDDMTNSYWSKRYLGARRVIAP, from the coding sequence ATGATTAGGATTCCCTCCCTGCATAAGAAAGTTTTAATTAGCGTCATTGGCGCCTTTCTTTTAGTCTCGTTGTCCCTGCCTGTGCGTGCTGATAACTTACAGGAGCAGCTGAAAAAATCTCAACAAGAAGCTAATCAGGCAAACGGAGCCTTAAATGCTCAGAAAGAAAAAGTAGCAAGTGCAACGACACAGCTTGTGGCTTTAAAGCAATCTGTTGAGGCCTTGAATAATAGTATCGCCCGGGAACAAGCTAAACTCAATGAGGAACAAAAGCATCTGAAGGATTTGGAGAATGAGCAAAAAAAACTTGAGGCGAAGCGCCAGGAGTATATTAACTCATTAGGACAAGTATTAAGGAGCAACTATGAAGATGGTGTGAATACATACTTGGCTGTTTTATTTGAAGCCACCAGTTTATCCGATTTTATTGATCGGGCTGACAAGATACAGATGGTTGTCGATAATCACAGCAAGCTTCAAAAAGACATTGCCGAGTTAAAAGAGACCATGAATCAGCAAATGGATGAGATAGAACAAAAAAAAGTAAGTATTCAGGCCACAATACAGGATAAGAGTGAAACCCAGCGAGCTGTTCAGCAAGTGCTGGATAAACAAAAGGCGGTACTGGACGAATTAAGCAAAGAAGAAAAAGCAGCGCTTAATACTTCCTTATCAGCTAAAGCAAAGGTTAATCGAATCCAGCAGTTGATTGAACAGGAAAAACTTGAAGCAGCTTATGCAGAGCAGGAAAAGGCATCCGGTTCAGTTAAGCAAGGATCGTCCAGCGGGGTTGCAGGTACGGTTGCGGTTTCAGGCGGAGCAAAACAAGTATTAAATTATGCAGCAGAGTTTTTAGGGACAAAGTATGTCTGGGGAGGCACATCTCCCTCCGGATTTGACTGCTCAGGTTATGTTCAGTACGTATTCCGCAATAACGGCATTACTCTTAGCAGAACATCTGAACAGCAGTTTAATAATGGGGTTTCCGTGAAAAAATCTGACCTGAAGCCGGGTGATTTAGTGTTTTTTGCCACATACTCTTCCGGAGCTTCCCATGTTGGAATCTATACCGGGAATAACACCATGATTCATTCCTCTTCAGGTGGCGTATCCTACGATGACATGACTAACTCTTATTGGTCAAAACGATATCTGGGTGCTCGTCGGGTTATCGCTCCTTAA
- the buk gene encoding butyrate kinase, translated as MKVLAINPGSTSTKIAAYEGEVCLWKEVIDHPSSELNAFAHVSDQCDYRIGHILKLLEEKDTRLDVFNGIVGRGGMLKPLAGGTYIVDEYLTKVLQNPPGGEHASNLGGIIAYYLGQRINSPAFIVDPVSVDEFEPLARLSGFPELPRSSQSHALNMKAVARKVARKLGKSYHALNLIVAHLGGGISVAPHRKGKMIDVNNANNEGPYSVERCGTLPISQLVKLCYSGKYTEQELRTKILKQGGMFAYLGTKDAREAEKRMNEGDQYARHILEGLCYQVAKEIGGMATVLAGDVDNIVLTGGLAHSEFITREIIRRVSFISPVIVVPGEEEMEALALGALRVLSGAEEALTYKI; from the coding sequence TTGAAAGTACTTGCCATTAATCCAGGTTCAACATCAACGAAAATCGCAGCTTATGAGGGTGAAGTTTGTCTTTGGAAAGAAGTGATTGACCACCCGTCAAGTGAGCTCAACGCTTTTGCTCATGTAAGTGATCAATGTGACTATCGGATCGGGCATATTTTGAAGCTGCTTGAAGAGAAAGATACACGATTGGATGTTTTTAATGGAATTGTAGGCCGCGGCGGTATGCTCAAGCCCCTTGCCGGAGGCACTTATATCGTTGATGAGTATCTGACAAAGGTCCTACAGAACCCGCCCGGCGGAGAACATGCTTCAAATTTAGGCGGAATTATTGCTTACTATTTGGGTCAGAGAATCAACTCCCCGGCCTTTATTGTAGACCCTGTTTCCGTTGACGAGTTTGAACCGCTTGCCAGGCTTTCCGGGTTTCCGGAATTACCCCGTTCGAGTCAATCTCATGCCTTAAATATGAAGGCAGTTGCTCGTAAAGTGGCTCGTAAGCTGGGAAAAAGCTACCATGCTCTGAATCTCATCGTTGCGCACCTCGGTGGAGGGATTTCTGTAGCCCCGCACCGCAAAGGGAAAATGATTGATGTCAATAATGCTAATAATGAAGGGCCGTATTCTGTTGAACGTTGTGGAACCTTACCCATCTCACAATTAGTCAAACTTTGCTATTCAGGAAAGTATACCGAGCAGGAACTCCGAACAAAAATCCTTAAACAAGGCGGTATGTTTGCTTATCTGGGAACAAAGGATGCCCGGGAAGCTGAGAAGCGCATGAACGAAGGAGACCAGTATGCCAGGCATATATTAGAAGGACTGTGTTATCAGGTGGCTAAAGAAATCGGTGGGATGGCCACTGTCTTAGCTGGAGACGTTGATAATATTGTCTTGACCGGTGGGCTTGCTCATTCAGAATTTATAACCAGGGAAATTATTCGCAGAGTATCGTTTATTTCCCCAGTTATAGTAGTCCCTGGCGAAGAGGAGATGGAGGCCTTGGCTCTCGGTGCTTTGAGAGTCCTTTCCGGCGCAGAGGAAGCACTGACTTATAAGATATAA
- a CDS encoding bifunctional enoyl-CoA hydratase/phosphate acetyltransferase, giving the protein MRFSGFGALYDRAKSLGRAKVAVAAAADKEVMEAVKLAEKEGLIIPVLIGDLEKIKQLALEIGLGLDGAELIHEPDSLKAAHRAVDAIVDGQAHFLMKGLINSSDFLRAVLRSERGLRTGRLLSHLAAFEVPEFSRLLFVTDGGMNIAPNLAQKREILENSLLYLQGIGMDLVNVVILAANEMVDSKMPVTIDARALVEMNQNGEFPGAIVEGPLALDGAVSAVALKHKGISSKINGNVDLILAPTIEVGNVLGKSMVYFAGATMAGIVLGAQVPIVLTSRSDTPRSKFMALTMAALNRMIK; this is encoded by the coding sequence ATGCGCTTTAGCGGATTTGGTGCTTTATACGACAGGGCAAAAAGTTTAGGCCGGGCAAAGGTGGCTGTGGCTGCGGCCGCCGATAAAGAAGTTATGGAGGCCGTCAAATTAGCTGAGAAAGAAGGCCTGATTATCCCTGTTCTCATCGGCGATCTTGAAAAAATTAAGCAATTGGCCTTGGAAATCGGCTTAGGTTTAGACGGCGCGGAGCTGATCCATGAGCCGGATTCACTTAAAGCTGCACATAGAGCGGTAGATGCCATTGTTGATGGACAAGCGCATTTTTTGATGAAGGGGCTGATCAATAGTTCGGACTTTTTGCGAGCGGTGCTTCGCTCAGAACGAGGGCTTCGAACAGGGCGATTGCTCAGTCACTTAGCGGCATTTGAAGTACCCGAATTTTCTCGGTTGCTGTTTGTCACAGATGGAGGAATGAATATTGCTCCGAATTTAGCTCAAAAAAGGGAAATATTGGAGAACAGCTTATTATACTTGCAGGGCATTGGAATGGATTTGGTAAATGTCGTGATTTTGGCCGCCAATGAAATGGTAGATTCCAAAATGCCTGTTACCATAGATGCCCGGGCCTTGGTAGAGATGAATCAAAACGGTGAATTTCCCGGGGCGATCGTGGAAGGTCCGTTGGCTCTTGATGGAGCAGTCAGTGCAGTCGCCTTAAAACACAAAGGAATCAGCAGTAAGATCAATGGGAACGTCGATCTGATCCTGGCTCCGACCATTGAAGTTGGAAATGTCCTGGGCAAATCGATGGTATATTTTGCGGGGGCTACAATGGCGGGGATTGTACTCGGGGCCCAGGTTCCCATAGTATTAACCTCCAGAAGTGACACTCCGCGCAGTAAGTTTATGGCTTTGACTATGGCTGCTCTAAATCGAATGATCAAGTAA